The following proteins are co-located in the Syntrophorhabdaceae bacterium genome:
- a CDS encoding CRISPR-associated endonuclease Cas1, which yields MDRTLYLNEKRGLEVLRDGPSIWVKEYGMAGRRIPARLIGHVVIVGNVKLDAGAITLFTENNIPVTFMNRKGDEVALTIPCNHQCHAHYHDQRKILEKEIYISYYRQWLESERRKIQLKVVKKLSRQVASGFVKHGFKEQDYQDFIIRNIEGGDKKKKVVVEKVIGNLIREIILKSILSAGLDPHIGIINRRQDFGMVMDIFYSIEPEVDLQTIQFFQSIKDRDYVYMSSTGMTIAKDGMKDIVHRFENKKRLTVDFIEHIIDGLFETIRYIKTLPNYRYKNQGKQHDFQLFSLL from the coding sequence ATGGATAGGACTCTTTATTTAAATGAAAAAAGAGGTCTTGAGGTATTAAGGGATGGACCTTCTATTTGGGTGAAAGAGTATGGCATGGCAGGCAGAAGAATACCTGCAAGATTAATAGGCCATGTGGTAATAGTGGGAAATGTTAAACTTGATGCAGGCGCTATTACCCTCTTTACAGAAAATAACATCCCGGTGACATTTATGAATAGAAAAGGTGATGAGGTAGCACTGACAATTCCATGCAACCATCAATGCCATGCCCACTATCATGATCAAAGGAAGATACTGGAGAAAGAGATATACATCAGTTATTACAGACAATGGCTTGAAAGCGAAAGAAGGAAGATTCAACTAAAGGTAGTGAAAAAACTATCAAGACAGGTTGCCTCTGGATTTGTCAAACATGGTTTCAAGGAGCAGGACTATCAGGATTTTATCATAAGAAACATAGAAGGAGGGGATAAAAAGAAAAAAGTGGTTGTAGAAAAGGTCATAGGCAATCTAATTAGGGAAATTATATTGAAAAGCATTCTTTCTGCAGGCCTTGATCCACATATAGGTATAATCAACAGGAGACAGGATTTTGGAATGGTTATGGATATATTTTATTCCATAGAGCCTGAGGTAGATTTACAGACAATACAGTTTTTCCAATCCATTAAAGACAGGGATTATGTCTACATGAGCTCAACAGGCATGACCATTGCAAAAGATGGAATGAAGGATATTGTTCACAGGTTTGAAAATAAAAAAAGACTGACCGTTGATTTTATAGAGCATATAATCGATGGACTCTTTGAGACAATAAGATATATCAAGACCTTA
- the cas1 gene encoding CRISPR-associated endonuclease Cas1, with product MGTLFIDKRDIHVKLDGGAMAFYANGKREGMVPIAPLERVIVIGNIVIETSVLNRLVDDGVSVLFLSGRKTKYYGRLEGKLHKNALLRLKQYKKSISHHENLFPMLFSCEIVERKIKGEFDFLKDALEQRQDLRFAITNSMKTLEKIKENVKDLKRELPFKDDGIEETCDDINMVLMGFEGSAASSYFSAYTMLFPDSLNFKNRNRRPPLDPVNSVLSLCYTLLHYEFVREIEMIGLDPFVGFYHQFDYGRESLACDLVELYRVDVDRFVWQIFRERSFTERDFIYDKDKPGCYMKKSARERFYFLHEEWSKNIRPNLKEEVRILANRINGG from the coding sequence ATGGGAACGCTATTTATAGATAAAAGAGATATTCATGTCAAGCTCGATGGCGGTGCTATGGCTTTTTATGCCAATGGAAAAAGAGAGGGTATGGTTCCCATAGCACCTTTAGAAAGGGTTATAGTAATAGGCAATATCGTTATAGAGACATCTGTCTTGAATAGACTTGTCGATGATGGGGTGAGCGTTTTGTTTCTTTCAGGAAGAAAGACAAAATATTACGGAAGGCTTGAAGGTAAACTACACAAAAATGCCCTATTAAGGTTAAAACAATATAAAAAATCAATTTCTCACCATGAAAACCTTTTTCCTATGCTTTTTTCCTGTGAGATAGTGGAGAGAAAGATAAAGGGTGAGTTTGATTTTTTAAAGGATGCGCTGGAGCAACGGCAGGACCTCAGATTTGCCATAACCAACAGTATGAAGACATTAGAGAAGATAAAAGAGAACGTAAAGGATCTAAAAAGAGAATTACCTTTTAAAGATGATGGCATAGAAGAGACCTGCGATGATATCAATATGGTCTTGATGGGATTTGAGGGAAGCGCTGCATCTTCTTATTTCTCTGCTTACACCATGCTTTTTCCTGATTCACTGAATTTTAAAAATAGAAACAGAAGACCGCCTCTTGACCCTGTAAATTCTGTGCTTTCTTTGTGTTATACGCTCCTTCATTATGAGTTTGTCCGAGAGATAGAAATGATAGGCCTTGACCCTTTTGTTGGATTTTATCACCAATTTGATTATGGTAGAGAATCACTTGCCTGCGACCTTGTGGAACTATACAGGGTAGATGTAGACAGGTTTGTATGGCAAATATTCAGAGAAAGAAGTTTTACTGAAAGGGATTTTATCTATGACAAGGATAAGCCTGGATGTTATATGAAAAAGAGTGCAAGGGAGAGGTTTTATTTTCTCCATGAAGAATGGTCAAAGAATATCAGACCTAATCTTAAAGAAGAGGTAAGGATACTTGCCAACAGGATAAATGGGGGGTGA
- the cas2 gene encoding CRISPR-associated endonuclease Cas2, whose protein sequence is MNRRLYLIAYDITDEKRLNRVRYFLKGFSTGGQKSVYECFLTDGELRYVQSNLKSLIDESTDRIHIFSMDARSRTHILGIAVQPHDPFYFYVG, encoded by the coding sequence ATGAACAGGAGGCTTTATCTTATTGCCTATGATATCACAGATGAAAAAAGGCTCAATCGTGTAAGATACTTCCTGAAGGGATTTTCAACAGGTGGACAGAAATCTGTGTATGAATGTTTTCTCACGGATGGCGAGTTAAGGTATGTCCAGAGTAATTTGAAATCACTTATAGATGAATCTACTGACCGTATACATATCTTTTCTATGGATGCAAGAAGCAGAACCCATATCCTTGGCATTGCGGTTCAGCCTCATGACCCATTTTATTTCTATGTGGGGTAA